A stretch of the Marinobacter sp. JH2 genome encodes the following:
- the yegQ gene encoding tRNA 5-hydroxyuridine modification protein YegQ, whose product MKTPELLAPAGTPEHLETAFAYGADAVYAGQPRYSLRVRNNSFKNVEALGAGIARAHELGKQFYLVSNIAPHNDKVRSFLRDLAPILEQKPDALIMSDPGLIMLVKETWPDQAIHLSVQANAVNWATVEFWRRQGINRVILSRELALHEIREIREKVPEMELEVFVHGALCMAYSGRCLLSGYMNHRDANQGACTNACRWNYQPVAHTTDQTGDLIATSSQQTAQTFEPKEILLEEPNRPGGYIPAYEDEHGTYIMNSKDLRAVQHVAELVNMGVHSLKIEGRTKSTYYVARTTQTYRRAIDDAVAGKPFDMQRMDELEALSSRGYTEGFLRRHVPQEYQSYEQGSSFLGTQQVVGSITDTDDQWLTIDVKNKFAPGDQLELINPAGNLRFTAGTMQNRNGETMNCAPGSGHIVRIPKPQGLPNSLRFSYLTRILPTI is encoded by the coding sequence ATGAAAACCCCGGAACTACTCGCGCCCGCCGGCACTCCCGAACACCTGGAAACCGCCTTCGCCTACGGGGCGGATGCAGTATATGCTGGCCAACCCCGGTATTCCCTTCGGGTAAGAAATAACAGCTTTAAAAACGTTGAAGCTTTGGGTGCAGGCATCGCCAGGGCGCATGAGCTGGGGAAGCAGTTCTATCTAGTATCTAACATTGCCCCTCACAATGACAAAGTGCGCAGCTTTCTTAGAGACCTCGCCCCCATTCTTGAACAAAAGCCGGACGCCCTCATCATGTCGGACCCGGGGTTGATCATGCTGGTAAAAGAAACCTGGCCAGACCAAGCCATCCATCTTTCGGTTCAAGCCAATGCGGTCAACTGGGCCACCGTGGAATTTTGGCGTCGACAAGGCATCAACCGCGTTATCCTATCCCGGGAATTAGCACTCCATGAGATCCGTGAGATTCGAGAAAAAGTACCAGAGATGGAGCTGGAAGTGTTCGTTCACGGCGCTTTATGCATGGCTTACTCCGGCCGCTGCCTGCTTTCCGGGTACATGAATCACCGCGATGCCAATCAAGGCGCCTGCACTAATGCTTGCCGCTGGAATTACCAGCCCGTAGCCCACACCACCGATCAAACGGGTGATCTGATTGCCACCTCGTCTCAACAAACCGCTCAAACATTCGAACCTAAAGAAATTCTACTGGAAGAGCCGAACCGCCCGGGCGGTTATATTCCGGCCTATGAAGATGAGCACGGCACCTACATCATGAACTCAAAAGACTTAAGAGCCGTCCAGCACGTAGCCGAACTGGTCAATATGGGCGTGCATTCGCTGAAAATCGAAGGCCGCACCAAAAGCACCTATTATGTTGCCCGCACCACCCAGACCTATCGCCGCGCAATCGACGACGCTGTCGCTGGCAAACCCTTCGACATGCAAAGGATGGATGAATTGGAAGCACTCTCGAGCCGCGGCTACACAGAAGGCTTCCTGCGTCGCCATGTGCCACAGGAATACCAGAGTTACGAGCAAGGATCATCGTTTCTTGGCACTCAGCAAGTCGTGGGCAGCATTACCGATACCGACGATCAATGGCTAACCATTGATGTGAAAAACAAATTTGCACCGGGCGATCAGTTGGAACTGATCAATCCTGCCGGAAACCTGCGCTTTACCGCCGGCACCATGCAGAACCGTAACGGAGAAACCATGAACTGCGCCCCGGGTAGCGGGCACATTGTACGCATCCCCAAACCCCAAGGATTGCCAAACTCTCTTCGTTTTAGTTATTTGACACGCATTCTGCCCACCATCTAA
- a CDS encoding AraC family transcriptional regulator: protein MGTENVSSDAAKKPLGGRVSSLIKVHLARGKVGVETVAGQLNMSRYTLHKKLRQEGVTFAALLEQVRREQAITYMKDKSKPLVEIAEQLGFSELSAFSRAFKRWMGTPPAEYRSLRMS from the coding sequence ATGGGAACGGAGAATGTATCGTCGGACGCGGCCAAGAAACCCTTGGGTGGCCGGGTCAGCTCGTTAATCAAGGTTCATCTGGCGCGAGGCAAAGTCGGAGTTGAAACCGTTGCGGGCCAATTGAATATGAGCCGGTATACGTTGCACAAGAAATTGCGACAAGAAGGGGTGACGTTTGCAGCGTTGTTAGAGCAAGTCCGCCGAGAGCAGGCGATTACTTACATGAAAGATAAATCCAAGCCGCTGGTAGAGATTGCCGAACAACTTGGATTTTCGGAACTGAGTGCATTCAGCCGGGCGTTTAAACGCTGGATGGGAACGCCACCGGCTGAATACCGCTCGCTTCGGATGTCCTGA
- the fabB gene encoding beta-ketoacyl-ACP synthase I, producing MRRVVITGMGIVSSLGTNQKEVAESLRESRSGIALSEEARDNGLRSHITGKIDLNLSELIDRKILRFMCPAAGYSYLATKEAIEQAGLTDEQIRSNTTGAVFGTGGASTVELLDAIDTHRDKGIRRVGPYRVPRTMGSAINASITTAFGITGINYGITSACATSAHCIGHAADQIALGRQDVMLAGGGEDIHWTLSLMFDAMGALSTKYNDTPEQASRTYDADRDGFVISGGGGAVVLEALEHAEARGATILAELVGFGATSDGADMVAPSGEGAIRCMQQAMANIDGEISYINTHGTSTPAGDITELQALKKTFGDNIPPLSSTKPLCGHALGAAGVHEAIYSLIMQREGFIAPSANIQNLDEGAEGFPIVRERMDNQNLDLVMSNSFGFGGTNATLIFKKV from the coding sequence ATGCGTCGTGTTGTTATCACTGGTATGGGGATTGTCTCCAGCCTTGGAACCAATCAAAAAGAAGTCGCCGAATCTCTGCGTGAGTCCCGCTCTGGCATTGCGCTCAGCGAAGAAGCCCGCGACAACGGTTTACGCAGCCACATTACCGGCAAGATTGACTTGAACCTGTCCGAGCTGATTGATCGCAAAATCTTGCGTTTCATGTGCCCGGCCGCCGGTTACAGTTATCTGGCCACCAAAGAAGCCATCGAGCAAGCGGGCCTGACCGACGAGCAAATTCGCTCAAACACCACAGGCGCAGTATTTGGCACTGGCGGCGCATCAACGGTTGAGTTGCTGGATGCCATCGACACCCATCGCGATAAAGGTATTCGTCGGGTTGGTCCGTACCGTGTACCGCGCACCATGGGCAGCGCCATCAACGCCTCTATCACTACCGCGTTCGGCATTACTGGCATCAACTATGGCATTACCTCTGCCTGCGCAACCAGCGCACACTGCATCGGCCACGCCGCTGATCAGATTGCACTGGGCCGTCAGGACGTCATGCTCGCGGGTGGCGGTGAAGATATTCACTGGACACTCAGCCTCATGTTCGATGCCATGGGCGCGCTGTCTACCAAGTACAATGACACTCCCGAGCAGGCCTCACGCACCTACGATGCCGACCGCGACGGTTTCGTCATTTCTGGCGGTGGCGGTGCTGTTGTGTTGGAAGCATTGGAACACGCAGAAGCACGTGGCGCGACCATCCTGGCGGAACTGGTAGGCTTTGGCGCGACATCGGACGGCGCTGACATGGTTGCACCAAGTGGCGAAGGTGCTATTCGCTGCATGCAGCAGGCAATGGCCAATATCGATGGTGAGATCAGCTACATCAATACTCACGGTACCAGTACGCCTGCCGGTGATATCACCGAGCTTCAAGCTCTCAAGAAAACCTTTGGCGACAACATCCCGCCTCTGAGTTCAACCAAGCCACTTTGCGGCCACGCATTGGGTGCGGCGGGTGTACACGAAGCCATTTACTCGCTGATCATGCAACGTGAAGGCTTTATCGCACCGTCGGCCAACATCCAGAATCTGGACGAAGGTGCAGAAGGCTTCCCGATTGTCCGCGAACGCATGGACAACCAGAATCTGGACTTGGTGATGAGTAACAGTTTCGGTTTTGGCGGAACCAACGCCACCCTGATTTTCAAGAAAGTCTGA
- the fabA gene encoding bifunctional 3-hydroxydecanoyl-ACP dehydratase/trans-2-decenoyl-ACP isomerase yields the protein MYPDHFDKEDLIRCGHGELFPGDMRLPIDEMLMVDRITHVGADDGLYGKGSLIAELDINPDLWFFKVHFQGDPVMPGCLGLDAMWQLVGFYLAWGGGEGKGRALGAGEVKFFGQVLPSNKKVTYYLDIKRLIRRKLTMAIADARMEVDGREIYTAKDLRVGLFTSTDDF from the coding sequence ATGTACCCTGATCACTTTGACAAAGAAGACCTGATCCGTTGCGGTCATGGCGAGTTGTTCCCCGGCGACATGCGCTTGCCCATCGACGAAATGCTGATGGTCGATCGCATCACCCACGTTGGTGCTGATGACGGCTTGTACGGCAAAGGCAGCCTGATAGCTGAGCTGGACATCAATCCGGATCTCTGGTTTTTCAAAGTTCACTTTCAGGGCGACCCGGTCATGCCGGGATGCCTGGGGCTGGATGCAATGTGGCAGCTGGTTGGCTTCTACTTGGCCTGGGGTGGTGGCGAAGGCAAAGGTCGCGCGCTGGGCGCCGGCGAAGTGAAATTCTTTGGTCAGGTGCTGCCGAGTAACAAAAAGGTCACCTATTATCTGGATATTAAACGTTTGATTCGCCGTAAGCTGACCATGGCGATTGCAGATGCCCGAATGGAAGTGGATGGTCGTGAAATCTACACCGCCAAAGATCTGCGGGTTGGCCTGTTCACCTCCACTGACGACTTTTAG